A part of Marinomonas rhizomae genomic DNA contains:
- the arfA gene encoding arabinosylfuranosidase ArfA, giving the protein MRANVTAHKDYVIAKIDPRLYGSFIEHLGRAVYSGIYEPGHPTADEHGFRQDVIELIKDIDVPVTRYPGGNFVSAYNWEDGIGPKEDRPTRLDLAWHTSESNEIGIHEFAEWAEQAGTEMMLAVNLGSRGLDEARAFLEYVNHPGGSYWSDLRKQNGREEPWDVKLWCLGNEMDGPWQIGQKTAAEYGRVAFETAKAMRAFDKNIELVVCGSSSPKMATYPEWESTVLDYTYETVDYISLHMYFDDHEKNTANYLAKASLLDNYIDTIAAVIKTTKAKKRSTHDVYISFDEWNVWYHSNEQDKKILGGNDGWPHAPALLEDIYDFADTLQVGCILNSFIRHSDVVKIGCLAQLVNVIAPIMTVKDGPAWRQSTYYPYLYASQYGRGTALNLAVQCESYSTDFAKDVPYLDVSAVESDKDGGLTFFIVNRHPDESIELDLSLQGFTHQTVIMDKVMSGHALDAKNGPDAEQVAPKDGQGASVTQQKLTASIAPMSYRMIRLGV; this is encoded by the coding sequence ATGCGCGCCAACGTGACTGCACACAAAGATTATGTGATTGCTAAAATAGACCCTCGCCTTTACGGCTCTTTCATCGAACATTTAGGTCGCGCTGTTTACAGCGGCATCTACGAGCCAGGCCATCCGACTGCCGACGAGCACGGTTTTCGCCAAGATGTTATCGAGCTGATCAAAGACATCGATGTACCAGTTACTCGTTACCCTGGTGGTAACTTCGTTTCTGCTTATAACTGGGAAGATGGCATAGGGCCAAAAGAAGACCGCCCGACTCGCTTAGACCTCGCTTGGCACACCTCAGAAAGCAACGAAATAGGCATTCACGAATTTGCCGAATGGGCAGAACAAGCGGGCACAGAAATGATGTTAGCAGTGAATCTTGGATCACGAGGTTTAGATGAAGCTCGCGCCTTCTTAGAATATGTTAATCACCCTGGTGGCTCTTACTGGTCTGACCTACGTAAGCAAAACGGTCGCGAAGAACCTTGGGACGTGAAACTTTGGTGTCTTGGTAATGAAATGGATGGCCCTTGGCAGATCGGTCAAAAAACAGCAGCGGAATACGGCCGAGTCGCCTTTGAAACCGCTAAAGCCATGCGTGCCTTCGACAAGAATATCGAACTGGTTGTGTGTGGTTCTTCTTCCCCTAAAATGGCCACTTACCCAGAATGGGAAAGTACTGTTCTAGATTATACATACGAAACCGTCGACTATATTTCATTGCATATGTATTTCGATGACCATGAAAAGAACACGGCCAACTATTTAGCAAAAGCCAGCTTACTGGATAACTACATAGACACTATTGCGGCGGTCATTAAAACCACCAAAGCGAAAAAACGCTCTACCCACGACGTATATATTTCTTTTGATGAATGGAACGTCTGGTACCACTCCAACGAGCAAGACAAGAAAATCCTTGGCGGCAATGACGGCTGGCCACATGCTCCAGCATTACTAGAAGACATTTACGACTTTGCTGATACGCTGCAAGTTGGCTGCATTCTGAACAGCTTTATTCGTCACAGCGACGTGGTCAAAATTGGCTGTTTAGCACAATTGGTTAACGTTATCGCACCGATTATGACAGTGAAAGACGGCCCAGCTTGGCGCCAGTCTACTTACTACCCATATTTGTATGCTTCCCAATATGGCCGCGGTACAGCGCTCAATCTTGCAGTGCAATGCGAAAGTTACAGTACAGACTTTGCTAAAGATGTACCGTATTTAGATGTGTCTGCCGTGGAATCTGATAAAGATGGCGGATTGACCTTCTTCATCGTTAACCGTCACCCAGATGAAAGCATTGAATTAGATCTATCTCTACAAGGCTTTACGCACCAGACAGTAATTATGGATAAAGTCATGTCAGGTCATGCACTTGACGCTAAGAATGGCCCAGATGCAGAGCAAGTGGCACCAAAAGATGGTCAAGGCGCATCTGTTACGCAGCAAAAACTAACGGCAAGCATTGCTCCTATGAGCTATCGCATGATTCGACTTGGGGTGTAA
- a CDS encoding ABC transporter ATP-binding protein → MSASISIKNITKRYDSVTVLDDINLHIEDGEFVVFLGPSGCGKSTLLRMIAGLESITDGAIEIGEKRIDTLPPGQRGVAMVFQSYALYPHMTTRQNMAFGLENVKVAQDEIDRRVNDAAKILEIDHLLDRKPGRLSGGQRQRVAIGRAIVKEPKAFLFDEPLSNLDAALRGRTRLELAQLHQRLGSTMIFVTHDQVEAMTLADRIVIMHNQKIEQIGTPMEIYQYPVSRFVAEFVGSPPMSMLPINHIEKTTNGVTVEVSGAGTVATAISLPPEFNAKDAVIGIRAEDTEVVSEQEDGLDLTIKVVERLGDRTLLYGTLIDGTELIAEDSGRSKVKAGDKVRVAISPHAAHIFDGDGLAHHSQLEV, encoded by the coding sequence ATGTCTGCATCTATCTCTATAAAAAATATAACAAAGCGATATGACAGTGTTACCGTATTAGACGACATTAACCTACACATCGAAGACGGCGAGTTTGTTGTATTTCTTGGCCCTTCTGGCTGCGGTAAATCTACCCTATTGCGTATGATTGCGGGGCTAGAATCCATCACCGATGGCGCTATTGAAATTGGCGAAAAACGCATCGACACGCTACCACCAGGGCAACGTGGTGTTGCTATGGTGTTTCAGTCCTATGCGCTCTACCCACACATGACGACGCGTCAAAATATGGCGTTCGGTCTAGAGAATGTGAAAGTAGCCCAAGACGAAATTGATCGTCGCGTTAATGACGCAGCGAAAATTCTCGAAATCGATCACTTACTAGATCGTAAACCCGGACGTCTGTCTGGCGGTCAGCGTCAACGTGTCGCTATTGGCCGCGCCATTGTCAAAGAGCCTAAAGCCTTTCTCTTTGACGAGCCCCTGTCTAATTTAGATGCTGCTCTTCGCGGTAGAACACGATTAGAACTGGCACAACTCCACCAGCGCCTTGGTTCGACCATGATTTTTGTGACCCATGATCAGGTGGAAGCGATGACGTTGGCAGATCGCATCGTCATCATGCACAACCAAAAAATAGAACAAATCGGCACACCTATGGAGATTTATCAATATCCTGTGAGTCGTTTTGTTGCTGAATTTGTTGGCTCTCCGCCAATGTCCATGTTGCCTATTAATCACATAGAAAAAACAACCAATGGCGTTACTGTTGAAGTTAGTGGAGCTGGAACCGTCGCCACAGCGATTAGCCTGCCACCAGAGTTCAACGCCAAAGACGCGGTAATCGGCATTAGAGCAGAAGACACTGAAGTGGTTTCTGAACAAGAAGATGGCCTAGATTTGACGATAAAAGTCGTCGAGCGCCTTGGCGATCGTACACTTCTTTATGGCACATTAATTGATGGCACAGAGCTAATTGCAGAGGATTCCGGACGTTCAAAAGTAAAAGCCGGCGATAAGGTTCGGGTGGCAATATCTCCTCATGCTGCGCATATTTTTGACGGTGATGGACTTGCTCACCACAGTCAGCTGGAGGTGTAA
- a CDS encoding carbohydrate ABC transporter permease, translating to MAESYRRSRWSNGLFVVPYLSVFLTLLVFPLGWGIWLSLNKVDLFGGERFIGLKNYARVLSDPIFGQAVKNTVIFVGVSVPTLVVLGLFLALALNKTTKGSSFLRGVFFASSILSVTIVTLIWRIVFIPNDGLMALIFEYFGWQPIGFLSTTGWSLFSVGVATVWWCIGLPMMLFLAALQQIPKDLYEAAALDNASRWRVLTRITLPSIKSTIMLVAIIQVVMQFQLFGQAQLMTNGGPAGSSRPIVMYIYEVGFLRWDIGMGAAASQVLFLIILCAAMLQYWVSTRKEETDA from the coding sequence ATGGCAGAAAGTTATCGTCGTTCCCGTTGGTCGAATGGCTTGTTTGTCGTTCCCTATCTCAGTGTCTTTTTGACCTTGCTGGTTTTCCCCCTTGGCTGGGGAATTTGGCTATCACTGAATAAAGTCGATCTGTTTGGTGGCGAACGCTTCATCGGCTTAAAAAACTACGCCCGTGTACTAAGTGATCCAATTTTTGGCCAAGCTGTCAAAAACACGGTCATTTTTGTTGGGGTGTCTGTTCCTACCTTAGTGGTTTTAGGTTTGTTTCTCGCATTGGCCTTGAACAAAACCACCAAGGGCTCGTCTTTCTTACGCGGCGTATTTTTTGCGTCTTCCATCTTATCTGTCACTATTGTAACGCTCATTTGGCGAATCGTTTTCATTCCTAATGACGGCTTAATGGCACTGATTTTTGAATATTTCGGTTGGCAGCCAATAGGTTTCCTATCAACCACTGGTTGGTCATTATTTTCAGTTGGTGTCGCAACGGTTTGGTGGTGTATCGGTTTGCCGATGATGTTGTTCTTAGCAGCATTACAACAAATACCGAAAGACCTTTATGAAGCCGCGGCTCTCGACAATGCTTCGCGCTGGCGAGTCCTCACGCGTATCACGCTGCCGTCGATTAAATCGACAATTATGCTGGTCGCGATTATCCAAGTCGTCATGCAATTCCAGTTATTTGGTCAGGCTCAATTGATGACAAACGGTGGCCCTGCGGGTTCGTCACGACCCATTGTCATGTACATATACGAAGTTGGCTTCTTACGCTGGGATATTGGTATGGGCGCGGCTGCGTCGCAAGTTCTGTTTTTAATCATTCTCTGTGCCGCCATGTTGCAGTATTGGGTCAGCACTCGTAAAGAGGAGACAGACGCATGA
- a CDS encoding carbohydrate ABC transporter permease, with product MKALNYSPEHLTSNRRLFWIAALLGLIMMAPVAWIIGLSLKDNAELLKGTEAVFSFPYTMENYANILKSSSVFGWFMNSMIVAVGQTFGVLLLSSLAGYAFARLEFPFRKTIFIIVLFGLAVPEQAVIIARHQMFNWFDLHNTHIGLILPNLSSAFGVFLMTQFFRAIPKEIDEAAMLDNTSTFRIFWKVLLPLTLPAQATLGIFTFLQAWNDYWWPLISATKSDMYTLTIGIASSQTNFAQSEGLGFLGAQAIFASLPVVLVYIFFQRHIVTAVSGGAVK from the coding sequence ATGAAAGCATTAAACTATTCACCAGAACATTTAACGTCGAACCGAAGATTGTTCTGGATAGCCGCTTTACTGGGCTTAATTATGATGGCGCCAGTGGCATGGATTATTGGTCTTTCTTTAAAGGATAACGCCGAATTACTGAAAGGTACTGAAGCCGTCTTTTCCTTTCCTTACACAATGGAAAACTATGCGAACATCTTAAAGTCATCCAGTGTTTTTGGTTGGTTTATGAATTCGATGATAGTAGCAGTCGGACAAACGTTTGGCGTCTTACTACTCTCTTCTCTCGCAGGTTATGCCTTTGCAAGACTGGAATTTCCATTTCGTAAAACAATATTCATTATTGTGTTATTTGGCTTAGCCGTACCAGAGCAAGCCGTTATCATCGCTCGTCATCAGATGTTTAACTGGTTTGATCTGCATAACACGCATATCGGTTTGATATTGCCTAACTTGTCTTCGGCGTTTGGGGTTTTCCTGATGACGCAATTCTTTCGGGCTATTCCGAAAGAAATTGATGAAGCGGCCATGTTAGATAACACGTCGACTTTTCGTATCTTCTGGAAAGTACTATTACCGCTAACGCTGCCTGCACAAGCGACCTTGGGAATATTTACTTTCTTACAGGCTTGGAACGATTACTGGTGGCCGCTGATCTCAGCGACAAAGTCCGATATGTACACACTCACCATTGGTATCGCATCGTCACAAACCAACTTTGCACAATCCGAAGGGCTAGGCTTTTTAGGTGCACAGGCTATCTTTGCATCACTGCCAGTAGTGCTCGTCTATATCTTCTTTCAACGCCACATAGTCACTGCGGTATCAGGAGGAGCCGTAAAATAG